Proteins encoded together in one uncultured Sphaerochaeta sp. window:
- a CDS encoding sensor histidine kinase, translated as MHICIDDYLLDIVQNSFEAGSSLVELTFAETGTKLFCEIRDNGKGMNAEIQRRVLDPFYSDGEKHKKRKVGLGLPFLSQACDACDGTFALRSEEGIGTTVSFSFRLDHIDAPPMGNVASTFLILLSHPLCRELVIERSLETGKGGETYTLRKSELEAVLGPFETSGTLALLRQYLSSQEEELEQYREEKLLDMHRRNTSPSRLQEM; from the coding sequence ATGCATATCTGCATCGATGACTATCTGTTGGATATCGTACAGAACTCGTTTGAGGCAGGCAGTTCCCTGGTGGAACTCACCTTTGCTGAGACGGGGACCAAGCTTTTCTGTGAGATACGTGACAACGGAAAGGGAATGAATGCAGAGATCCAGAGACGTGTGCTGGACCCGTTCTATTCAGATGGGGAGAAGCACAAGAAGCGAAAGGTCGGTCTGGGCTTACCGTTTCTCTCTCAGGCATGTGATGCTTGCGATGGGACCTTTGCCCTACGATCGGAAGAGGGAATTGGAACCACGGTTTCCTTCTCATTCCGCCTTGACCACATAGATGCCCCTCCTATGGGGAATGTGGCTTCCACTTTCCTGATACTACTCAGCCATCCTCTCTGTAGGGAGCTGGTGATTGAGCGGAGTTTGGAAACTGGGAAGGGCGGAGAGACGTATACGCTTCGAAAAAGCGAGCTTGAAGCGGTCCTTGGACCATTTGAGACCAGCGGGACATTGGCACTGCTCAGGCAGTACCTTTCCTCTCAGGAGGAAGAGCTGGAACAGTACCGCGAAGAGAAATTGCTGGATATGCATAGAAGAAATACGTCACCTTCCAGACTACAGGAGATGTGA
- a CDS encoding (2Fe-2S) ferredoxin domain-containing protein yields MAKMTLEELRKLREKKQNEIQKRDIEGKDARIIVGMGTCGIAAGAKPVLDTFLEVLDEKKIDNVSVTQTGCMGLCYVEPTIEVIVPGMPDVIYGKVDVETARKIVEQHIIGKQLVTDHMFDRPAADIIKKDGGK; encoded by the coding sequence ATGGCTAAAATGACACTTGAAGAGCTGAGAAAGCTCCGTGAAAAGAAGCAGAATGAGATCCAGAAGCGCGATATTGAGGGCAAGGATGCCCGTATTATCGTTGGCATGGGGACCTGTGGTATTGCAGCCGGTGCAAAACCGGTACTTGATACCTTTTTAGAAGTCCTCGACGAGAAGAAAATTGACAATGTCTCGGTCACCCAGACCGGATGCATGGGACTGTGCTATGTGGAGCCGACCATAGAGGTCATTGTTCCCGGTATGCCCGATGTCATCTATGGAAAGGTGGATGTAGAGACGGCACGCAAGATAGTTGAGCAGCATATTATCGGGAAGCAGCTGGTAACCGACCATATGTTCGATCGTCCTGCAGCTGACATCATCAAGAAGGATGGGGGTAAATAA